ATTTACAGGCAAAGTTACAGTAAAAGTTGTCCCTTTTGATAATTTGCTCTCCACTCTTATCTTTCCACCATGATCCTCTATAATTCTTTTGCTTATGGCAAGCCCAAGACCCATTCCCTTTTCACTTGTTGTATAAAAGGGGTCAAATATTTTCTCTATATCCTCTGGAGGCATACCCTTCCCCGTGTCTAATATCGCTATGTCAACATTTTTACCATCTTGATTTATAGAAACCCTTAACACACCATCTTCTTGGATAGCCTGACAGCCATTGTTTATTATGTTAATAAACGCCTGTTTTAGCTTTTTTGAATCGCCTGTGATATTGATTTTAACATTCTTATAAATTTTTTCAACACTAATCTTCCTTCTCTCAAGTTCAAGTTTAACTTTTAAATCTTCAAGTATCTCGTCCATCAGCGCAGTTATATCTACTTCATCCATACGCGATAAAGTTGCCCCTGCGGAATAATGCAGGAGGTCCTTGATAAGCCCATCTATTTTTTCTATGTCAGCACTGACAATTTTTGAGAATGTATTCTGGAACTCAGGGTCATTATGTTTTTCTGGCATCAACTGGACAAAGGTCTTTATAGAAGTAAGAGGGTTTCTAATTTCATGTGCAAAGGTCGCAGACATCATACCCATTGACGCAAGTCTTTCTGATTTTACTTTTTCTGCATAAAGGCTTGCATTTTTTAGAGCAATAGCTGTCTGGTTAGAGATAGTGTTGAGAAGGTTTATGTCTTCATTGGTAAACATATCTCCTGATAATTTTTCTCCAAGAATCATCAAAAAAGATAACTTACCATCAATAAATACAGGCACTATAGCCTCACTATTAAAAGGTTTAAGGGCGCTTGTGATATTATCTATTGCCTCCTGCCCGAGAAGGTTAATAATTCCTGGTAGCTCATCTTTAATAACAATATCATCAGAAGTTCTCAGGAGCTTAATTATCTCTGAGTTTCCATTTATCTTAAGCTCTTTTTCATCTTCTCTTCCTTCTTTTCTTTTCATTCCATCTTTTCCCTTTCTATAAGCCATGTGATAAACCACCTCATAATCTCCACCCGAAACAGCAGACAATAGATAAATGCTTTTTAAACCCAGTGTTGAAATAATTATGTAACCTACAAAATTAAATATCTTCTTAAAATCAAACATTGAGACAAGGTCATGGCTAACTTTCTGTATAGTGGCATAATAATCATATGTTTTTTTGTAGAAAATCTTGTCAATAAGTAACTGGATTCTATTTTTAAGAGGGTTGAACAGAATAGCAATGGTAACCGCAGCGATAACTGTAATTGTAAAAGAAGATATTCCAACCATGTTAGATAAATATTTAGTCATGGTAAGCACAAGCACGACAAAAAGGCTGGTCAAGATTCCGGCAGCAAGAGAGTAAACCGCGGTTTTTTTAACTACGATATTGATGTCCATAAGGTGGTAGCGAAGTATAGCGTAGGTAACAATAAGACAATATATGGGAATTGTAAAGTTTCCAAAAGGGTATATATTAATACCAAACATGGGTAAAAAATTTGTAATACCACCTAAGAACCCTATTAGAAATCCAGAAATTATATATATAGTTTGGAGACGTTTAAGTCCCGTTGTCTTAGGGAAAAATCTTAACAGTTCGGCAAAGCTCCAGACTACTAAAAACAACCAAAGACCTACAGCAATGGAATAAATCCATGTCGCGTCGTTAAAATATAAGTTAAAAACATATCGAGTCCTGTTTATAAATTGATCTGTCATAACATCAAACCACAGGAAGAATAACCCTATTGAATATGCTATAGTAATACTTTTTCTACGCTTTAAACCACAAAAGCTACACACCATATGGTAGAAGAATACGCTAATAAATAGTCCTCCTATATGTGCAAATCTCCAGCCGAATAATGCGATTGACTCCGTAGAAGCTCTCCCAACTATAAAACACCCAAATCCCCATATTGATACTACTAAATTGAAAAGAACCCAGATATGATGCAGTTTCGTCCTTCTATGTGCGAGAATAACCAATGCTAATAACAAACAAATGACTCCCAGTAATAAGCCAGATACTGTGAATGGATCCATAAATACTAATCCTAAAGGAATACCTATGACGAAAACAAAAAACATCGCAGGTATACCTAGGTGTGAGATAGTTACTTCAATGTCCATAAATCTATGTCTTAAGATTGCGTAGGTAATTACAAGACAGTAAATCGGTATGACAAAATTTCCAAAAGGATATATATCAATTCCAAACAAAGGAAAGAAATTAGTAATTCCTCCTGAAAATCCTATTAACGTTCCCACCAGGAAATAAAGACTTTGATTTTTTTTCTTAATACCAGAACTCCTTTTGTAATACACAATTAACTCGTAAGATCCCCAGATAACTAAGCTCATCCAAATAAAGAAAAAAAGCAGATAAAATAAACCCGGAGCTTGCACATAATAAAAAGAGTTAAAGGCAAACCTCACTTTTGCTATAAATAGATCAGTAAGATTTAAAAACAGAAAGAAAAGACCCTGTAGGTAAGCGAAAATTATAAAATTTCTTCGTTTAACTTCAATATCACTGAATATGCAAATGGTATGGTAGAAGAACACTGGAATAAGTATCACGCCTATATGAGCCAATCTCCAGCTAATTATTGCTGATGAAGGAATGGTAGCCTTTCCTACTAATAAAGCACCAAATCCCCATAAAGACACTGCTAAGTTAAAAAGAGCCCATATGCGATGGAGTCTTGTTTTCCCATATATAAAAATAACTAATGCTAATAACAAACAAGTGATTCCCAGCAATAGGCCAGCTAATGCGAATAAGTTCATAAGTTAATTTCCTTATTTAAAATTTTCTTCGACGTATCTCGTCCTAAATATGCAACACCAGCCACGCCCTGAACTAAAGTGGTCCAGTGTCCAGTCAAATATAAATTTTCGAAATTTGTTCTTTGAGTAAAACCTGTAACAGCAAACTGCGAAGGTATCCCTGCCCATCCATAGGCTGCACCTCTGTAATTCAATGTCCATTTATATAAAGTATTAGGTGTTGCAGCATCTTTAAAGACAATGTGAGATGATAAATTAGGAAAAACGCGTTCTACCTTCTTTATAAAAACATTAATTAATCTTTTCTTATTAACCTTCCAGTACTCTTTATCTTTAAAAGGAGCATTAACTATCATAAGAATACTTTTATTATCGGAAGATAAACGAACTAAGAACCAATCCAAATTATCAATTTCTCCCTCAATAGCTGGCTTATACATTTTATCAATATCATAATAAGGCAAAAACCATATATTAGTATTAGGACATATATTCCCCTGAGAATTGAAACATTTACCTATACCCAGATATAAGATAAGCATAGATAATGACGGCACTAAACTCTTTAATTTATTTACTATATCCTTGTTTACCAACTCTTCTCCTATTAAAGTAAGAAATGTTTGTGTTGCATCAGCGTTAGAAATTACATATTTAGCTGAGAGTAGACCTTTCCTTCCTATTTCTACACTCTCAACTTTTTTATTTTTTATTTTTATCCTCTTAGCAAGACAAGAAAAATATACATCACCACCAAATTCTTTAAACCGCTCAATGAGAATATCTGCAAAAGCCTGGATAGAGTTGTCGGGATAATATCCACCATCAAACATAAATTCTTTATATATAAGAGTGCCTGTAATCGCAGATATTTGTTTTGCAGGTAAGCCAGCGTTGCCTAACAAGGGAAGCGAAAGAATCGCTTTTAATCTGTCGTCTTTGAAATACTTATCAAGTAATACTTGAAAGGTGATAGACCTCAGTGGGCTAAAAGATATGCCTTCACAACCATTTATATAGGTAAAAAATTCCTTGATTTTCTTCGCTTCTTTTGGAAAGTTATCCTGAAATTCTTGAATTGTTTTTTCTAGATTGTTCCAGAAATGAATTTTAAAATCAGGTGCAATAATAATATCTGATGGGTCATATCTCTTAATCTTTAACCTTTTTTCTAAACCTAGTTCTTTTAGAATTATCCTGATATTGCCGCCCTCTCT
This region of Nitrospirota bacterium genomic DNA includes:
- a CDS encoding ATP-binding protein, whose protein sequence is MLLALVIFIYGKTRLHRIWALFNLAVSLWGFGALLVGKATIPSSAIISWRLAHIGVILIPVFFYHTICIFSDIEVKRRNFIIFAYLQGLFFLFLNLTDLFIAKVRFAFNSFYYVQAPGLFYLLFFFIWMSLVIWGSYELIVYYKRSSGIKKKNQSLYFLVGTLIGFSGGITNFFPLFGIDIYPFGNFVIPIYCLVITYAILRHRFMDIEVTISHLGIPAMFFVFVIGIPLGLVFMDPFTVSGLLLGVICLLLALVILAHRRTKLHHIWVLFNLVVSIWGFGCFIVGRASTESIALFGWRFAHIGGLFISVFFYHMVCSFCGLKRRKSITIAYSIGLFFLWFDVMTDQFINRTRYVFNLYFNDATWIYSIAVGLWLFLVVWSFAELLRFFPKTTGLKRLQTIYIISGFLIGFLGGITNFLPMFGINIYPFGNFTIPIYCLIVTYAILRYHLMDINIVVKKTAVYSLAAGILTSLFVVLVLTMTKYLSNMVGISSFTITVIAAVTIAILFNPLKNRIQLLIDKIFYKKTYDYYATIQKVSHDLVSMFDFKKIFNFVGYIIISTLGLKSIYLLSAVSGGDYEVVYHMAYRKGKDGMKRKEGREDEKELKINGNSEIIKLLRTSDDIVIKDELPGIINLLGQEAIDNITSALKPFNSEAIVPVFIDGKLSFLMILGEKLSGDMFTNEDINLLNTISNQTAIALKNASLYAEKVKSERLASMGMMSATFAHEIRNPLTSIKTFVQLMPEKHNDPEFQNTFSKIVSADIEKIDGLIKDLLHYSAGATLSRMDEVDITALMDEILEDLKVKLELERRKISVEKIYKNVKINITGDSKKLKQAFINIINNGCQAIQEDGVLRVSINQDGKNVDIAILDTGKGMPPEDIEKIFDPFYTTSEKGMGLGLAISKRIIEDHGGKIRVESKLSKGTTFTVTLPVN
- a CDS encoding NAD(P)/FAD-dependent oxidoreductase → MSNKYDYDAIIIGAGISGLVCGCYLAKAGMKTLIVEKNAKPGGYCTSFTRGGFHFDACVHSLGSLREGGNIRIILKELGLEKRLKIKRYDPSDIIIAPDFKIHFWNNLEKTIQEFQDNFPKEAKKIKEFFTYINGCEGISFSPLRSITFQVLLDKYFKDDRLKAILSLPLLGNAGLPAKQISAITGTLIYKEFMFDGGYYPDNSIQAFADILIERFKEFGGDVYFSCLAKRIKIKNKKVESVEIGRKGLLSAKYVISNADATQTFLTLIGEELVNKDIVNKLKSLVPSLSMLILYLGIGKCFNSQGNICPNTNIWFLPYYDIDKMYKPAIEGEIDNLDWFLVRLSSDNKSILMIVNAPFKDKEYWKVNKKRLINVFIKKVERVFPNLSSHIVFKDAATPNTLYKWTLNYRGAAYGWAGIPSQFAVTGFTQRTNFENLYLTGHWTTLVQGVAGVAYLGRDTSKKILNKEINL